The following proteins come from a genomic window of Scomber japonicus isolate fScoJap1 chromosome 4, fScoJap1.pri, whole genome shotgun sequence:
- the LOC128357504 gene encoding probable G-protein coupled receptor 173 isoform X1 — protein MANQSFAIDGPGSLLAVLASQSGMARGGSSSSSSSDSSSSGGISATDVSAYFKLVFLGLIICVSLVGNLLVSLLVLRDRTLHKAPYFFLLDLCLADAVRSAACFPFVLVSVHNSSAWTYSALSCKVVAFMAVLFCFHAAFMLFCVAVTRYLAIAHHRFYAKRMTIWTCAAIICMVWTLAVAMAFPPVFDVGTYKFIRDEDQCIFEHRYLKTNDTLGFMLMLAVVVLATHGFYAKLLLFEYRHRKMKPVQLVPAISQNWTFHGPGATGQAAANWIAGFGRGPMPPTLLGIRQNLHNQHRRLLGMEEVRSERRLGRMFYTITLLFLVLWAPYIVACFWRVFVKSCTIPHRYLSITVWMSFAQAGVNPIFCLLLNEDLRKVLRAHLPTYWRTKQHLPQDEAYCIM, from the coding sequence ATGGCTAACCAGAGCTTTGCCATCGATGGTCCAGGTAGTTTACTGGCTGTGCTGGCTTCACAGAGTGGAATGGCAAgaggcggcagcagcagcagcagcagtagtgacagcagcagcagtggaggaATCTCTGCCACAGATGTGTCTGCCTACTTTAAGCTGGTCTTCTTGGGGTTGATCATCTGTGTCAGCCTTGTAGGCAACCTCTTGGTCTCCTTGCTGGTCCTACGAGACAGGACACTTCACAAAGCCCCCTACTTCTTTCTCCTGGACCTGTGCCTGGCCGATGCAGTTCGCTCTGCTGCTTGTTTCCCTTTTGTGCTGGTTTCTGTCCACAACAGCTCGGCCTGGACTTACAGTGCCTTGAGTTGTAAAGTTGTGGCTTTTATGGCTGTGCTATTTTGTTTTCACGCTGCCTTCATGCTGTTTTGTGTGGCTGTCACCCGTTACCTTGCCATCGCCCACCATCGGTTCTACGCCAAGCGTATGACCATCTGGACCTGCGCCGCCATCATTTGCATGGTGTGGACTCTGGCTGTCGCTATGGCGTTCCCACCTGTCTTTGATGTAGGGACATACAAGTTCATCCGTGATGAGGACCAGTGCATTTTTGAACACCGCTACCTGAAGACCAACGACACCCTGGGCTTCATGCTCATGCTGGCTGTGGTGGTCCTGGCCACCCACGGTTTCTACGccaagctgctgctgtttgagtACAGGCACCGCAAGATGAAACCAGTCCAGCTAGTACCAGCCATCAGCCAGAACTGGACCTTCCACGGTCCTGGGGCAACAGGTCAAGCTGCAGCTAACTGGATTGCAGGGTTTGGTCGTGGCCCCATGCCACCCACTCTGTTGGGCATCAGGCAAAATTTACACAATCAACACCGGCGGCTGCTCGGGATGGAAGAGGTGAGGTCAGAGAGGAGGCTGGGCAGGATGTTCTACACCATCACCCTGCTCTTCCTGGTCCTCTGGGCTCCCTACATCGTGGCATGCTTCTGGAGGGTGTTTGTCAAGTCCTGCACCATCCCTCACAGGTACCTTTCCATCACAGTGTGGATGAGTTTCGCCCAGGCTGGAGTCAACCCCATCTTCTGTCTCCTGCTCAACGAGGACCTGAGAAAAGTGCTGAGAGCTCACCTGCCCACCTACTGGAGGACTAAACAACACCTGCCCCAGGATGAGGCCTACTGCATTATGTGA
- the LOC128357504 gene encoding probable G-protein coupled receptor 173 isoform X2 — MANQSFAIDGPGSLLAVLASQSGMARGGSSSSNVSAYFKLVFLGLIICVSLVGNLLVSLLVLRDRTLHKAPYFFLLDLCLADAVRSAACFPFVLVSVHNSSAWTYSALSCKVVAFMAVLFCFHAAFMLFCVAVTRYLAIAHHRFYAKRMTIWTCAAIICMVWTLAVAMAFPPVFDVGTYKFIRDEDQCIFEHRYLKTNDTLGFMLMLAVVVLATHGFYAKLLLFEYRHRKMKPVQLVPAISQNWTFHGPGATGQAAANWIAGFGRGPMPPTLLGIRQNLHNQHRRLLGMEEVRSERRLGRMFYTITLLFLVLWAPYIVACFWRVFVKSCTIPHRYLSITVWMSFAQAGVNPIFCLLLNEDLRKVLRAHLPTYWRTKQHLPQDEAYCIM; from the exons ATGGCTAACCAGAGCTTTGCCATCGATGGTCCAGGTAGTTTACTGGCTGTGCTGGCTTCACAGAGTGGAATGGCAAgaggcggcagcagcagcagca ATGTGTCTGCCTACTTTAAGCTGGTCTTCTTGGGGTTGATCATCTGTGTCAGCCTTGTAGGCAACCTCTTGGTCTCCTTGCTGGTCCTACGAGACAGGACACTTCACAAAGCCCCCTACTTCTTTCTCCTGGACCTGTGCCTGGCCGATGCAGTTCGCTCTGCTGCTTGTTTCCCTTTTGTGCTGGTTTCTGTCCACAACAGCTCGGCCTGGACTTACAGTGCCTTGAGTTGTAAAGTTGTGGCTTTTATGGCTGTGCTATTTTGTTTTCACGCTGCCTTCATGCTGTTTTGTGTGGCTGTCACCCGTTACCTTGCCATCGCCCACCATCGGTTCTACGCCAAGCGTATGACCATCTGGACCTGCGCCGCCATCATTTGCATGGTGTGGACTCTGGCTGTCGCTATGGCGTTCCCACCTGTCTTTGATGTAGGGACATACAAGTTCATCCGTGATGAGGACCAGTGCATTTTTGAACACCGCTACCTGAAGACCAACGACACCCTGGGCTTCATGCTCATGCTGGCTGTGGTGGTCCTGGCCACCCACGGTTTCTACGccaagctgctgctgtttgagtACAGGCACCGCAAGATGAAACCAGTCCAGCTAGTACCAGCCATCAGCCAGAACTGGACCTTCCACGGTCCTGGGGCAACAGGTCAAGCTGCAGCTAACTGGATTGCAGGGTTTGGTCGTGGCCCCATGCCACCCACTCTGTTGGGCATCAGGCAAAATTTACACAATCAACACCGGCGGCTGCTCGGGATGGAAGAGGTGAGGTCAGAGAGGAGGCTGGGCAGGATGTTCTACACCATCACCCTGCTCTTCCTGGTCCTCTGGGCTCCCTACATCGTGGCATGCTTCTGGAGGGTGTTTGTCAAGTCCTGCACCATCCCTCACAGGTACCTTTCCATCACAGTGTGGATGAGTTTCGCCCAGGCTGGAGTCAACCCCATCTTCTGTCTCCTGCTCAACGAGGACCTGAGAAAAGTGCTGAGAGCTCACCTGCCCACCTACTGGAGGACTAAACAACACCTGCCCCAGGATGAGGCCTACTGCATTATGTGA
- the LOC128357504 gene encoding probable G-protein coupled receptor 173 isoform X3 has product MANQSFAIDGPGSLLAVLASQSGMARGGSSSNVSAYFKLVFLGLIICVSLVGNLLVSLLVLRDRTLHKAPYFFLLDLCLADAVRSAACFPFVLVSVHNSSAWTYSALSCKVVAFMAVLFCFHAAFMLFCVAVTRYLAIAHHRFYAKRMTIWTCAAIICMVWTLAVAMAFPPVFDVGTYKFIRDEDQCIFEHRYLKTNDTLGFMLMLAVVVLATHGFYAKLLLFEYRHRKMKPVQLVPAISQNWTFHGPGATGQAAANWIAGFGRGPMPPTLLGIRQNLHNQHRRLLGMEEVRSERRLGRMFYTITLLFLVLWAPYIVACFWRVFVKSCTIPHRYLSITVWMSFAQAGVNPIFCLLLNEDLRKVLRAHLPTYWRTKQHLPQDEAYCIM; this is encoded by the exons ATGGCTAACCAGAGCTTTGCCATCGATGGTCCAGGTAGTTTACTGGCTGTGCTGGCTTCACAGAGTGGAATGGCAAgaggcggcagcagcagca ATGTGTCTGCCTACTTTAAGCTGGTCTTCTTGGGGTTGATCATCTGTGTCAGCCTTGTAGGCAACCTCTTGGTCTCCTTGCTGGTCCTACGAGACAGGACACTTCACAAAGCCCCCTACTTCTTTCTCCTGGACCTGTGCCTGGCCGATGCAGTTCGCTCTGCTGCTTGTTTCCCTTTTGTGCTGGTTTCTGTCCACAACAGCTCGGCCTGGACTTACAGTGCCTTGAGTTGTAAAGTTGTGGCTTTTATGGCTGTGCTATTTTGTTTTCACGCTGCCTTCATGCTGTTTTGTGTGGCTGTCACCCGTTACCTTGCCATCGCCCACCATCGGTTCTACGCCAAGCGTATGACCATCTGGACCTGCGCCGCCATCATTTGCATGGTGTGGACTCTGGCTGTCGCTATGGCGTTCCCACCTGTCTTTGATGTAGGGACATACAAGTTCATCCGTGATGAGGACCAGTGCATTTTTGAACACCGCTACCTGAAGACCAACGACACCCTGGGCTTCATGCTCATGCTGGCTGTGGTGGTCCTGGCCACCCACGGTTTCTACGccaagctgctgctgtttgagtACAGGCACCGCAAGATGAAACCAGTCCAGCTAGTACCAGCCATCAGCCAGAACTGGACCTTCCACGGTCCTGGGGCAACAGGTCAAGCTGCAGCTAACTGGATTGCAGGGTTTGGTCGTGGCCCCATGCCACCCACTCTGTTGGGCATCAGGCAAAATTTACACAATCAACACCGGCGGCTGCTCGGGATGGAAGAGGTGAGGTCAGAGAGGAGGCTGGGCAGGATGTTCTACACCATCACCCTGCTCTTCCTGGTCCTCTGGGCTCCCTACATCGTGGCATGCTTCTGGAGGGTGTTTGTCAAGTCCTGCACCATCCCTCACAGGTACCTTTCCATCACAGTGTGGATGAGTTTCGCCCAGGCTGGAGTCAACCCCATCTTCTGTCTCCTGCTCAACGAGGACCTGAGAAAAGTGCTGAGAGCTCACCTGCCCACCTACTGGAGGACTAAACAACACCTGCCCCAGGATGAGGCCTACTGCATTATGTGA